From Pseudomonadota bacterium, a single genomic window includes:
- a CDS encoding MBL fold metallo-hydrolase, whose product MKVVFWGVRGSIPCPGLQTVKYGGNTACIELCLDELDYSLIIDAGSGIRELGYQLVKQQNKNLDIRIFLTHTHMDHISGLPFFLPIYMPDSKIRIYGPVSHEQATLENVVGGLMDYRYFPIRKEELAAKIEYVSLKEEHLDLGDGLILTTKFLNHPILCLGYRFEYQDKIVCTTYDTEPFRNLFSLDPKDPNYDEELVRDGEEAARELNAQLEEFYRGADLLIHDCQYTKVEYDADKQDWGHSWFEYVCSAAARAGVKKLALFHHDPTRSDVQLEELEKIHCSSNRYGNIEIFCAREGMKVVL is encoded by the coding sequence ATGAAAGTTGTTTTTTGGGGGGTACGGGGTTCGATTCCCTGTCCCGGTTTGCAAACCGTGAAATATGGAGGAAACACCGCTTGCATCGAGCTTTGTCTTGATGAACTTGATTACTCTCTTATCATTGATGCGGGTTCGGGCATTAGAGAACTGGGTTATCAACTTGTCAAGCAACAAAACAAGAATCTTGATATCCGGATTTTTCTGACCCATACCCATATGGATCACATCTCCGGCCTGCCGTTTTTCCTGCCGATCTATATGCCCGACAGTAAAATCAGGATCTATGGTCCGGTTTCCCACGAGCAAGCTACTCTCGAAAATGTCGTGGGTGGCTTAATGGATTACCGTTATTTCCCGATTCGCAAAGAGGAGCTGGCTGCCAAGATTGAATATGTCAGTCTTAAGGAGGAGCACCTGGATCTGGGTGATGGCTTAATCTTGACCACTAAATTTCTTAATCATCCTATTCTCTGTCTTGGTTACCGGTTTGAATATCAAGACAAAATAGTTTGTACCACTTATGACACGGAACCTTTTCGTAATCTCTTTAGCCTTGATCCCAAAGATCCCAATTATGATGAAGAGCTTGTTCGGGATGGAGAAGAAGCAGCTCGGGAGCTGAACGCTCAACTTGAAGAGTTTTATCGAGGAGCCGATCTCTTAATCCATGACTGCCAATACACCAAAGTTGAATATGATGCTGATAAACAGGATTGGGGTCACTCTTGGTTTGAATATGTTTGTTCTGCCGCCGCCCGCGCCGGGGTCAAAAAACTAGCTCTTTTTCACCATGACCCGACCCGCAGTGATGTTCAGCTTGAAGAACTCGAAAAAATTCACTGCTCGTCTAATCGCTATGGTAATATTGAGATCTTTTGCGCCCGTGAAGGTATGAAAGTAGTCTTGTAG
- a CDS encoding HDOD domain-containing protein, with the protein MPSLSTTAVKVMEVCNQPDPSPHELGRVISLDPVLTGQVLKLINSAYFSLLHKITTLIRAITMLGMNTVKNMALSTSIMGTMSRQKTSSLEIADFWAHSLGVAVTAKVLAKTRDLPYARQEEFFMAGLLHDLGKLPMDSCFASEYAQSLDWAEQEQISLARAETTIFGFNHGDCGRLIIQKWQLSSPILEAVSHHHELEKVKNSADRNLVALVELANIFVNRFQIGCAGDCHPDSSHIDKIFELTGSNWSELENMHEIVLEEIKKAQIFLQITVT; encoded by the coding sequence ATGCCCAGCCTTTCGACTACGGCCGTCAAAGTCATGGAGGTTTGTAATCAGCCCGATCCCTCACCCCACGAACTTGGTCGGGTGATCTCTCTTGACCCGGTTTTGACCGGCCAGGTGCTTAAACTGATCAACTCGGCTTACTTTTCTCTACTCCACAAGATTACAACACTGATTCGCGCCATTACCATGCTGGGTATGAATACGGTAAAAAATATGGCTTTAAGCACCTCAATCATGGGTACTATGAGCCGACAAAAAACCTCAAGTCTGGAAATTGCCGATTTTTGGGCTCACTCACTTGGGGTTGCGGTGACGGCCAAGGTTTTAGCTAAGACACGAGATCTCCCATACGCCCGGCAGGAGGAGTTTTTTATGGCCGGTTTACTGCATGATCTTGGTAAGCTGCCCATGGATAGCTGTTTTGCCTCAGAATATGCACAATCCTTGGACTGGGCTGAACAAGAACAGATTTCCCTGGCTCGAGCCGAGACTACAATCTTCGGTTTTAACCACGGCGACTGCGGTCGCTTGATTATCCAAAAATGGCAACTTTCCTCCCCCATTCTTGAGGCTGTCAGCCATCATCACGAACTTGAAAAAGTTAAAAACAGTGCCGATCGTAATCTGGTTGCCCTGGTTGAGTTAGCCAATATTTTTGTTAACCGATTTCAAATTGGTTGCGCCGGTGATTGCCATCCCGACTCTTCACATATTGATAAAATTTTTGAACTTACCGGTTCAAACTGGTCTGAGCTGGAAAATATGCATGAAATAGTACTGGAAGAAATTAAAAAAGCGCAGATATTTCTCCAGATTACCGTAACTTGA
- a CDS encoding cyclic nucleotide-binding domain-containing protein, with protein sequence MQKNIFNIVKQNPLFSNFSEENFLPFVDFFIPVTFRPNEIIIYEGTPAEKMFLVVSGEVSISKCMGTGQRELDHLQNGSCFGEMALINRENRMATVIATTETKCLQINSGDFFRMLDESRDFERNLTRVLIGRIKNTEANANNLILKAYKTLLFSLANLTESRDDETGAHLLRVQRYCRLLAEKLSVHPHFSQTINEIFIENIYIVSPMHDIGKVAIPDFVLLKPGRLTPEEFEIMKKHSSVGAQVMEKLLDEIYFSTFEMGCDIAHYHHERYDGKGYPTGLSGKNIPVSARIMALADVFDALLSKRVYKPAFDFDKVINIIKEEKGCQFDPIMTDVMLAHIDEFKDIYLKYCD encoded by the coding sequence ATGCAGAAGAACATATTCAACATTGTTAAACAGAATCCACTTTTTTCAAATTTTTCCGAAGAGAATTTTCTTCCCTTTGTCGATTTTTTTATTCCCGTCACTTTTAGACCCAATGAAATTATCATTTACGAGGGTACTCCGGCCGAAAAAATGTTTCTGGTTGTTTCCGGAGAGGTCTCGATCTCCAAGTGTATGGGAACCGGCCAACGAGAGTTGGATCATTTGCAAAATGGCAGTTGTTTCGGCGAGATGGCCCTGATCAACCGGGAGAATCGTATGGCTACGGTTATCGCGACGACAGAAACTAAATGTTTGCAAATCAACAGTGGTGATTTTTTTCGGATGTTGGATGAAAGTCGGGATTTTGAACGAAACCTGACCCGGGTTCTCATCGGACGCATTAAAAATACGGAAGCCAATGCCAATAATCTTATCCTAAAAGCCTATAAAACCCTGCTTTTTTCACTTGCGAACCTGACGGAATCGCGCGATGACGAGACCGGGGCTCATCTCCTCAGGGTGCAGAGGTACTGTCGGTTGTTAGCTGAAAAACTCTCCGTCCACCCTCATTTCAGCCAAACCATAAATGAGATATTCATTGAAAATATCTATATCGTTTCACCCATGCACGATATCGGTAAGGTCGCAATTCCCGATTTTGTCCTGCTGAAACCCGGCCGTCTGACCCCGGAGGAGTTCGAAATCATGAAAAAACACTCCAGTGTCGGGGCTCAGGTTATGGAAAAGCTCCTTGATGAGATCTATTTTTCGACGTTCGAAATGGGTTGCGATATTGCTCACTACCATCATGAGCGTTATGATGGTAAGGGTTACCCCACCGGGTTGAGTGGCAAAAACATTCCGGTTTCCGCCCGGATTATGGCTTTAGCCGATGTCTTTGACGCACTTTTAAGTAAACGTGTCTACAAACCGGCTTTTGATTTTGATAAAGTTATTAACATCATCAAAGAAGAGAAAGGTTGTCAGTTCGACCCGATAATGACTGATGTCATGCTGGCCCATATTGATGAATTTAAAGATATCTATCTCAAATATTGTGATTGA